In Rhizobium sp. CIAT894, the following are encoded in one genomic region:
- a CDS encoding glycosyltransferase — MLMEALADGRRMAARRAASVRHYVPGGCENGGGIGRLVGYITDTAKETGTKHFVTDTRGVCWSKLISPLRLLGAILTMARDRIVAPDRIHHIHIAGRGSTSRKLILTAAARFFGCCHILHLHDYDYAGDFAQRSPRQQRLIRRMFQNADCVVALGQRDRATLTTLLGVDERRTVVAHNCVPDPGAHDIRSGQTPLIVFLGRLSERKGVTELLSALSHPVMKELQWRAVLAGDGPVEDYRRQAEAMALSELVEMPGWLDAAEARALCARADILVLPSHAEGLAMAVLEGLSHGLAVVTTRVGAHDEVITDGETGIFVPVGDQDALAAALAKLVSDPEICIRLSVQGRAHYLNHFSMRAYMRSLESLYETVSAKPQAMVGAR; from the coding sequence ATGCTGATGGAGGCCCTCGCGGACGGACGTCGAATGGCAGCACGGAGAGCGGCGAGCGTCCGTCACTATGTTCCGGGCGGTTGCGAGAACGGCGGTGGCATCGGCAGGCTGGTCGGTTACATAACAGACACCGCGAAAGAGACCGGCACGAAACATTTCGTCACCGATACCAGAGGGGTTTGCTGGTCCAAGCTGATCTCACCCCTGCGACTGCTCGGCGCCATCCTGACGATGGCAAGGGACCGGATTGTTGCGCCTGACCGCATTCATCATATCCATATCGCCGGCCGCGGCAGCACCTCCCGAAAACTGATCCTGACGGCGGCTGCGCGTTTTTTCGGGTGCTGCCATATACTGCACCTGCACGACTACGACTACGCCGGCGATTTTGCGCAACGCTCGCCGCGCCAACAGCGACTTATTCGCCGGATGTTTCAGAACGCCGATTGCGTTGTGGCGCTGGGCCAGCGCGACCGCGCGACGCTGACGACACTTTTGGGTGTCGACGAGCGTCGCACGGTCGTTGCCCATAATTGCGTCCCCGATCCCGGGGCACACGATATTCGCAGCGGCCAGACGCCGTTGATCGTATTCCTCGGCCGGTTGAGCGAGCGCAAGGGCGTCACGGAGCTTCTATCGGCTCTGAGCCATCCGGTCATGAAAGAACTCCAGTGGCGGGCTGTGCTGGCAGGCGACGGACCCGTCGAGGATTATCGCCGTCAGGCTGAAGCCATGGCGCTTTCAGAGCTGGTCGAGATGCCGGGCTGGCTTGACGCCGCTGAGGCCCGAGCCCTGTGTGCGCGTGCCGATATACTGGTCTTGCCTTCGCACGCCGAAGGGCTGGCAATGGCCGTGCTCGAAGGGCTGTCCCATGGGCTTGCCGTCGTCACCACGCGTGTCGGGGCGCATGACGAAGTCATTACCGACGGTGAAACCGGGATCTTCGTCCCCGTCGGAGACCAGGATGCCCTGGCTGCAGCGCTGGCGAAGCTGGTGTCCGATCCGGAAATCTGCATCCGCCTCTCGGTCCAGGGGCGCGCGCATTATCTCAACCATTTCAGCATGAGGGCCTATATGCGGTCGCTTGAGAGCCTTTACGAAACCGTTTCCGCGAAACCTCAAGCAATGGTTGGCGCACGATGA
- a CDS encoding glycosyltransferase family 4 protein has translation MKALLLVSELEDYTISFASGVAQHLNVVLAVPRRRYAHLASSIDPAVDLHLLDWPRHRSLSNPWFLYELTRLIRRERPNLIHLLSNSTLWLNLAVPFWRPIPLVTTVHDVEIHPGDSDTRTLPVWAPELMVKQSGHLVVHGEGLKRLVLDRYSKTPDCVHVLSHPSILRYAELARRQKMAPRQADGTIRVLLFGRIFAYKGLEHLVRAEAMLKDMLPNLRVTVAGRGDNPLVFQSLMGDAGRYDIRNRFIEDAEVAQLFLDTDIVVLPYTEASQSGVLNLAAAFGKPVIVTDVGELRSTVEPNGLGMVVPPGDVEELAAAIRTLADNGGLRNNFGANALAWAKGPNSPERVGAQAAAVYREVIGSC, from the coding sequence ATGAAGGCGCTGTTACTGGTTTCCGAACTGGAAGATTATACCATCTCCTTCGCCAGCGGCGTTGCCCAGCACCTGAACGTTGTGCTTGCCGTGCCGCGTCGGCGCTATGCACATCTCGCCTCTTCCATCGATCCGGCTGTCGACCTGCACCTTCTGGATTGGCCGAGACACCGATCTCTTTCCAATCCCTGGTTTCTGTACGAGCTTACGCGTCTGATCCGGCGGGAACGGCCGAACCTCATTCACCTCCTCAGCAATTCTACGCTTTGGCTGAACCTCGCCGTGCCGTTCTGGCGCCCGATCCCGCTCGTGACGACCGTTCATGATGTGGAAATCCATCCCGGCGATTCCGATACGCGGACGCTGCCCGTCTGGGCCCCCGAATTGATGGTGAAGCAATCCGGACACCTTGTCGTCCATGGCGAGGGACTGAAGCGGCTTGTCCTCGATCGATACTCAAAAACGCCGGACTGTGTCCATGTCCTGTCGCATCCCTCCATCCTTCGCTATGCGGAACTCGCCCGGCGACAGAAGATGGCGCCGCGCCAAGCGGATGGAACCATACGCGTGCTGCTCTTCGGACGGATCTTTGCCTATAAGGGCCTGGAACATCTGGTCCGGGCCGAGGCGATGCTCAAGGACATGCTTCCCAACCTGCGCGTCACGGTCGCGGGTCGTGGCGACAATCCGCTGGTATTCCAGTCGCTTATGGGGGATGCCGGCCGCTATGACATTCGCAATCGTTTCATCGAGGATGCGGAGGTCGCCCAGCTTTTCCTGGACACTGATATCGTCGTGCTTCCCTATACCGAAGCATCGCAAAGCGGTGTGCTCAACCTTGCCGCCGCCTTTGGCAAACCGGTCATCGTCACCGATGTCGGCGAGTTGCGGAGCACCGTTGAGCCCAACGGGTTGGGAATGGTGGTCCCTCCCGGCGATGTCGAAGAGCTCGCGGCAGCGATCAGGACATTGGCAGACAACGGCGGGCTTAGAAACAATTTCGGTGCCAATGCGCTCGCATGGGCCAAAGGGCCGAATTCGCCTGAACGCGTCGGCGCCCAGGCAGCGGCCGTTTATCGGGAGGTGATCGGATCATGCTGA
- a CDS encoding glycosyltransferase gives MERPALSVLINNYNYARFVGRAIDSALCQDARNVEIIVVDDGSTDQSRSVLEAYDSRVKVIFQENAGQAAAINTAVASSTGEILCFLDADDWWAPGKLSAIAAAFRASPQASLVYHRLQPTLVDGTPTSKPIPRTLCSGALSPLLTRSAGWWPFPMTSAVAVRRSAWNFAGNIPEQFRISADAWLVGIYPFLGDVVAMPDPLGFYRIHNNNWYRSTEDAATLRRRMTHWQHTVEATNQFLSAHALPTRLHLADHYPYRIASARLQGADARTRFKLAVEGLFFAGEPNLLRRTRDSLRSARGLSRLALDVGLSEAAK, from the coding sequence ATGGAGCGGCCGGCCCTCAGTGTCCTCATCAACAATTACAACTACGCTCGCTTCGTCGGGCGGGCGATAGACAGCGCCTTGTGTCAAGACGCGCGCAACGTCGAGATCATCGTCGTCGATGACGGTTCTACCGATCAGTCGCGGTCTGTTCTGGAAGCGTATGACAGCCGAGTGAAGGTGATCTTTCAGGAGAACGCAGGACAGGCGGCTGCAATCAATACGGCTGTGGCATCAAGCACGGGCGAGATCCTCTGTTTTCTGGATGCCGACGACTGGTGGGCGCCGGGCAAGCTGTCGGCGATCGCCGCAGCGTTCCGCGCGAGCCCCCAGGCATCGCTCGTTTATCACCGACTGCAGCCGACACTTGTCGATGGCACGCCGACGTCCAAGCCGATCCCCCGAACCCTGTGTTCGGGCGCTTTGTCGCCGCTCCTCACCAGATCGGCCGGCTGGTGGCCTTTTCCGATGACGTCAGCCGTCGCGGTAAGACGTAGCGCATGGAATTTTGCGGGCAACATTCCCGAACAATTCCGCATATCGGCCGACGCCTGGCTCGTGGGGATCTATCCGTTTCTGGGAGACGTCGTTGCCATGCCGGATCCGCTTGGATTCTATCGCATCCACAACAACAACTGGTATCGATCGACCGAAGATGCCGCCACGCTCAGGAGGCGGATGACCCACTGGCAGCATACCGTTGAAGCAACGAACCAGTTTCTCTCAGCCCATGCGCTGCCGACAAGACTCCATCTGGCGGATCACTATCCCTATCGCATCGCGTCGGCAAGGTTGCAGGGAGCAGATGCACGCACTCGGTTCAAGCTTGCCGTCGAAGGCCTTTTCTTTGCCGGCGAACCGAACCTGCTCAGGCGGACTCGCGATAGTTTGCGCTCGGCGCGCGGCCTGTCACGGCTCGCCCTCGACGTCGGCTTGTCGGAGGCAGCGAAATGA
- a CDS encoding O-antigen ligase family protein — protein MRVDSLRTASGPTISWRAIECWGAGISLFLQAGALLPLLLADADGTLSESAKSILRLPCFPIYAFTIVILIRNFPQFLTALRRNLIVPLILVLPFLSTLWSIGPSTTLRRAIGLLFCVLLSYVLAIRFTPRQLLFLLFVTLGTCIVLSVVISVVSPSLATMPDGAMRGVFIHKNVLGWYASLMILVATAMLIDGTLGLRRTAFILWAAGMVCLASSGSMTAIIATSVAYCLIGFYTLLQRSSSIGRVVIVLFFVQLSLGILISLHEFLVPALEALGKDATLTGRVPLWELVDREISDRWLLGYGYQAFWTTVNPEATHMWLKIGWAAPHAHNGYRDILLSFGIVGMVPFVLMLPHAIRQGASLHCHDTQYGWLWLNVLTIMILVMNLTESIFFVQNDAIFILFTAAIIMFSLYAPVVSTSHSQSRQAPSHGLTSGLQIS, from the coding sequence ATGAGAGTAGATAGCCTCAGAACCGCCAGCGGGCCGACCATCAGTTGGCGGGCCATCGAATGCTGGGGCGCCGGCATATCCCTTTTTCTTCAGGCAGGCGCCCTTCTGCCGCTTCTCCTGGCAGATGCGGACGGAACGCTCAGCGAATCCGCCAAATCTATCCTGCGGCTTCCTTGCTTTCCTATCTATGCATTTACGATCGTGATCCTGATACGCAATTTTCCGCAATTTCTAACGGCGCTCAGGCGAAATCTGATTGTTCCCCTGATCCTTGTGCTGCCGTTTTTGTCTACGCTGTGGTCGATAGGACCTTCAACGACCTTGAGGCGCGCAATCGGCCTCTTGTTTTGCGTGCTTCTTTCCTATGTGCTGGCGATACGCTTCACGCCAAGGCAGCTGCTATTCCTATTATTCGTGACCCTGGGAACCTGCATCGTGCTCAGCGTGGTTATCTCCGTGGTCTCACCAAGCCTTGCCACCATGCCGGATGGCGCTATGCGGGGCGTCTTCATTCACAAGAACGTCCTGGGCTGGTACGCATCTCTGATGATCCTGGTGGCGACGGCCATGCTGATCGACGGGACGCTCGGTCTGCGGCGAACCGCGTTCATCTTGTGGGCTGCGGGTATGGTCTGCCTTGCAAGCTCCGGATCGATGACGGCGATCATTGCAACCTCAGTGGCGTATTGCCTGATCGGCTTTTATACTCTCCTGCAAAGAAGCAGCAGCATCGGCCGCGTCGTCATCGTCCTGTTTTTCGTTCAGCTGTCTCTCGGCATTCTGATTTCGCTTCACGAATTCCTGGTTCCGGCCCTTGAAGCGCTCGGCAAGGACGCGACTTTGACCGGTCGGGTGCCTTTGTGGGAGCTGGTTGATCGCGAAATATCCGATCGTTGGTTGCTTGGCTATGGCTACCAAGCTTTCTGGACAACCGTGAACCCGGAAGCGACGCATATGTGGTTGAAGATCGGATGGGCGGCGCCCCACGCACATAATGGATATCGCGATATTTTGTTAAGCTTCGGAATAGTGGGAATGGTCCCCTTTGTTCTGATGCTTCCCCACGCGATCCGCCAGGGCGCGAGCCTTCACTGTCACGATACGCAGTACGGGTGGCTCTGGCTCAATGTCCTGACGATCATGATTTTGGTGATGAATCTGACCGAGAGTATTTTTTTCGTTCAGAATGACGCGATCTTCATCCTGTTTACCGCGGCCATCATCATGTTTTCGCTGTACGCACCCGTCGTTTCGACCAGCCATTCGCAGTCTCGGCAGGCGCCCTCGCATGGCCTGACAAGCGGGTTGCAGATATCATGA
- a CDS encoding right-handed parallel beta-helix repeat-containing protein gives MSQHSGLILVILPLMLFPQSGNPAPLGTAIDAPERLQMLVREATCAEASATSSAKLDGTSLSDVLSSSTGARTIFYVSPEGKDSWSGLLPSANPQGGDGPFASIERARDAAREKGGTNTIALGRGDYYLTQPIVFDSRDAGLILTARCNETPILHGGLRVSNWSQQTDGRWAAALKLPPDEGVGDLFVNGVRQTRARFPNAPADGDPRKGWLFAAKCEPAVDMSEGNTRFCFHTGDLPAVDDPSGLVVDIVGGFQPGSQWGNDTLPVVSIDGAGRTVHTNGTGYFFTAEGSRYFLTGAKALLDAPGEWWYDPAAGQVQYIPVDQSFPNSVVAAGVLPTFFKLDGANGMIVSGLELRDGAPEGSGKFYTETRGFGAIRIEHADGVKILGNSIENVGVGVHVTESKDALIAGNVIADVAGNGIYVGTNYGTFLKSNGARILSNHIHDIGKVYIETAGIWFQAADNVTIADNLIENTAQFGISGGSLWGSNDAVYNAVIEHNVIHNANQQTADGGAIKMMGEQGDPLNSTIRSNLVTGTGHLMNRADGTFWPPGYENTSEWPSPISWAIYTDGKASGVRIEGNTLSGNVAAIGINGGWSNLVTGNVITDGSGAAFRVDDGTGRGWRPPWARPNRIEENVVSVDSDSGPVAYVNAPDHGPGYAQFARNRYSGNLNNKSFRIAPKIMRSGEFGSLGDLQKAGADTGSVVVPSE, from the coding sequence ATGAGCCAGCATTCTGGACTGATCCTGGTCATTTTGCCTCTCATGCTCTTTCCCCAGTCCGGCAATCCGGCTCCGCTCGGGACGGCGATAGACGCGCCCGAGCGCTTACAGATGCTCGTCAGGGAGGCGACTTGCGCGGAAGCTTCCGCGACGTCGTCAGCCAAGTTGGATGGGACTTCCTTAAGCGACGTATTGAGCAGCAGCACCGGGGCGCGAACGATATTTTACGTTTCTCCCGAAGGCAAAGACAGCTGGAGCGGCCTTCTTCCGAGCGCAAATCCGCAGGGCGGCGACGGCCCTTTCGCCAGCATTGAAAGAGCCCGGGATGCTGCCCGTGAGAAGGGCGGCACCAACACGATCGCGCTGGGTAGAGGCGATTACTACCTTACGCAGCCGATCGTCTTCGACTCGCGCGATGCGGGGCTGATCCTCACGGCAAGATGCAATGAAACGCCGATTTTGCACGGGGGGCTGCGCGTGAGCAACTGGTCGCAGCAGACCGATGGTCGCTGGGCGGCGGCGCTGAAATTGCCGCCGGATGAAGGGGTCGGCGACCTTTTCGTCAACGGGGTACGCCAAACCAGGGCTCGATTTCCCAACGCTCCCGCTGATGGTGATCCGCGCAAGGGATGGTTGTTTGCCGCAAAGTGCGAGCCTGCCGTCGACATGTCGGAAGGAAACACGCGTTTTTGTTTCCATACCGGCGACCTTCCGGCAGTGGATGATCCGAGTGGATTGGTCGTAGACATCGTTGGAGGGTTCCAACCCGGAAGCCAGTGGGGCAATGATACGCTCCCAGTTGTATCCATCGATGGCGCCGGCCGGACTGTCCATACCAACGGCACAGGCTATTTCTTTACCGCAGAAGGCAGCCGCTATTTCCTGACCGGAGCCAAGGCCCTTCTCGATGCTCCCGGAGAGTGGTGGTACGACCCTGCCGCAGGTCAGGTTCAGTACATCCCTGTCGATCAGTCGTTCCCCAATTCCGTGGTCGCTGCCGGCGTTCTGCCGACATTCTTCAAGCTGGATGGGGCCAATGGGATGATCGTATCGGGGCTCGAGTTAAGAGATGGAGCGCCTGAAGGCAGCGGCAAGTTCTATACGGAAACCAGGGGATTTGGCGCCATACGCATCGAACACGCCGATGGCGTCAAGATCCTCGGCAACAGCATCGAAAATGTCGGCGTCGGAGTCCATGTGACGGAGAGCAAGGATGCGCTGATTGCCGGCAATGTGATTGCGGATGTGGCTGGCAACGGGATTTACGTCGGCACAAATTATGGCACGTTCCTTAAGTCGAACGGCGCCAGGATCCTTTCAAACCATATCCATGATATCGGAAAGGTTTACATCGAAACCGCCGGAATATGGTTCCAGGCGGCTGACAATGTCACGATTGCCGACAACCTGATCGAAAACACGGCGCAGTTCGGGATATCAGGCGGTTCGCTGTGGGGTTCCAACGACGCCGTCTATAACGCCGTCATCGAGCACAACGTGATCCATAACGCCAATCAGCAGACGGCAGATGGTGGCGCCATCAAGATGATGGGCGAGCAGGGCGACCCGCTGAACAGCACCATCCGCTCCAATCTCGTGACCGGAACCGGTCATCTGATGAACAGGGCGGATGGGACGTTCTGGCCCCCCGGATATGAGAATACCAGCGAATGGCCGTCTCCCATCAGCTGGGCGATCTATACGGATGGTAAGGCGAGCGGAGTGCGTATCGAGGGCAATACGCTCTCGGGCAATGTCGCCGCGATCGGTATCAACGGCGGTTGGAGCAACCTGGTGACGGGAAACGTCATCACCGATGGTTCCGGCGCGGCTTTTCGCGTTGACGATGGCACCGGCAGGGGGTGGCGCCCGCCATGGGCGCGCCCCAATCGTATCGAGGAAAATGTCGTATCGGTTGATAGTGACAGCGGCCCTGTCGCCTATGTCAACGCTCCAGACCACGGGCCCGGATACGCGCAGTTCGCGCGCAATCGCTACAGCGGCAACTTGAACAACAAGAGCTTCCGGATAGCTCCGAAGATCATGCGTTCGGGAGAGTTTGGCAGTCTAGGGGATCTTCAGAAGGCTGGGGCGGATACCGGAAGCGTCGTTGTACCGTCCGAGTAA
- a CDS encoding WecB/TagA/CpsF family glycosyltransferase, whose protein sequence is MREQPADSSQISALSPKGSLKWTNVLGVRISAVNLKSATGFIQKAIEDGRKEYVCVRDAHGVVRCQDDPELRSIHNRAFLVTPDGMPLVWALKHAGHVESDRVYGPDLMLSVFDAGSSKGLRHFLYGATAETLEQLQARLLARFPQARIVGSYAPPFRNLSTPEETDIAALLNRSGADIIWVGLSSPKQELWMARMRDRLDASMLIGVGAAFDFHAGLKRQAPRIIQRSGFEWAFRLLCEPRRLWRRYALVVPTFISLTAIQKLGLRKFPIEDAVSGSGASGQMQ, encoded by the coding sequence ATGAGAGAACAACCAGCAGACAGCAGCCAAATTTCAGCTCTTTCTCCAAAGGGCTCCTTGAAATGGACGAATGTTCTTGGAGTTCGCATATCGGCAGTCAATCTCAAAAGCGCGACCGGATTTATTCAGAAAGCCATCGAAGACGGCAGGAAGGAATATGTCTGCGTTCGCGACGCGCACGGCGTCGTCCGCTGTCAAGATGATCCCGAACTCAGGTCGATACATAACCGTGCGTTTCTCGTGACCCCCGACGGCATGCCGCTGGTATGGGCATTGAAGCATGCGGGTCATGTGGAAAGCGACAGGGTCTATGGACCGGATCTCATGTTATCCGTTTTCGATGCCGGCAGTTCCAAGGGCTTGCGCCACTTCCTGTATGGCGCGACAGCCGAAACGCTCGAACAACTGCAGGCGCGCCTTCTGGCCAGATTTCCGCAAGCACGGATCGTCGGCTCCTACGCGCCGCCTTTTCGCAACCTGTCGACGCCTGAAGAAACGGATATTGCCGCGCTGCTCAATCGGTCGGGCGCCGATATCATCTGGGTCGGGCTGAGCAGCCCCAAACAGGAACTCTGGATGGCGCGCATGCGCGATCGTCTGGACGCATCGATGCTCATCGGCGTCGGAGCCGCATTCGATTTCCACGCCGGCCTCAAGCGGCAGGCTCCAAGGATCATTCAAAGAAGCGGCTTTGAATGGGCGTTTCGTCTTTTGTGCGAGCCGCGACGGCTGTGGCGGCGTTATGCGCTCGTCGTGCCGACCTTCATCTCACTGACAGCGATCCAGAAACTGGGACTTCGGAAGTTTCCGATCGAAGACGCAGTTTCCGGATCGGGTGCGTCGGGACAAATGCAGTAA
- a CDS encoding sugar transferase, producing the protein MFSFAPSTMTPGPSKASTSNDVTARAIPAGSVPPIAAKTAEPFVRAGLNRTVALGRRFPRLATSSFLVAGDIAGYLIAYFILLSFLPNGWEGTIMERAFTISALAAIVLYASAGLYPGYRLHHHEHLRRRTIAAVKVAVLAAFGAIILPEGARLLLAVIGFLGLGLIVQPLVHWLARGLCRRLGIWGERAVVIGGKNLATALVAHFKDHWQYGIRPEPFSPDSLEALPDGGSSIAVIAGDTDSLVPDLAAMRRKFAEVILLSDTPNLKVSGLRPADIGGEIGIRLAAGRSSVNSELVRRILNLAIAIPATIVVAPFIAIAAAAIYVIDPGPVFFRQAREGLSGKPVRVLKLRTMYQDAEQRLEALFRDNPSMRAEWLSHFKLKEDPRILPIVGHMLRSSSIDELPQLVNIIAGEMAFVGPRPFPEYHLSAMDGEFRAKRRSVTPGLTGLWQISERSNADIELQQQLDEFYIDNRSLWFDLHIVLSTIPAVLKGKGAC; encoded by the coding sequence ATGTTCTCATTTGCGCCGTCTACGATGACACCGGGTCCGTCGAAGGCATCCACGTCAAATGACGTGACGGCGCGAGCGATTCCGGCAGGTTCCGTGCCGCCCATAGCAGCCAAGACCGCCGAACCCTTTGTACGGGCCGGGCTGAACAGGACCGTTGCACTGGGGCGCCGGTTTCCTCGGCTTGCGACCTCGTCCTTCCTGGTCGCCGGCGATATTGCAGGCTACCTGATTGCCTATTTTATCCTCCTGTCCTTCCTTCCCAATGGCTGGGAGGGCACGATCATGGAGCGTGCGTTCACGATCTCGGCACTGGCTGCGATCGTACTTTACGCATCGGCCGGCCTCTATCCTGGATATCGGCTGCATCACCACGAACATCTGCGGCGGCGCACCATAGCCGCCGTCAAGGTGGCTGTCCTGGCGGCGTTCGGAGCGATTATCCTGCCGGAAGGTGCACGACTGCTGCTTGCCGTTATCGGGTTCCTCGGTCTCGGGCTGATTGTTCAGCCCCTTGTGCATTGGCTTGCACGAGGCCTGTGCCGGAGACTGGGAATCTGGGGGGAACGCGCAGTTGTCATAGGGGGGAAGAACCTTGCTACCGCGCTCGTGGCACATTTCAAGGACCACTGGCAGTATGGCATCAGGCCGGAGCCATTCTCGCCCGACAGTTTGGAGGCATTGCCCGATGGCGGCTCATCCATTGCCGTGATTGCGGGCGATACAGACTCGCTCGTGCCCGACTTGGCAGCGATGCGCCGGAAATTCGCCGAAGTCATTCTGCTGTCCGACACGCCGAACCTCAAGGTAAGCGGATTGCGACCTGCCGATATCGGCGGAGAGATCGGTATTCGCCTCGCCGCCGGTCGCAGTTCGGTCAACTCGGAACTGGTTCGCCGGATCCTCAATCTCGCAATCGCCATCCCTGCAACGATCGTGGTCGCGCCGTTTATCGCGATTGCAGCGGCAGCAATCTATGTCATCGATCCAGGTCCCGTCTTCTTCCGGCAAGCCAGAGAAGGACTGTCCGGCAAGCCGGTGCGTGTCCTGAAATTGAGAACCATGTACCAGGATGCAGAACAGCGCCTTGAAGCACTCTTCCGAGACAACCCCAGCATGCGTGCCGAGTGGTTGAGCCACTTCAAGCTCAAGGAGGATCCACGCATCCTTCCAATCGTAGGACATATGCTGCGCTCGTCGAGCATCGACGAACTCCCGCAATTGGTGAACATCATTGCAGGGGAGATGGCCTTCGTCGGACCAAGACCTTTTCCGGAATATCACCTTTCGGCAATGGATGGCGAATTCCGTGCCAAGCGGCGTTCGGTCACGCCGGGACTGACGGGTCTCTGGCAGATATCCGAACGAAGCAATGCGGATATCGAGCTGCAGCAGCAACTCGACGAGTTCTACATCGACAACCGGTCCCTGTGGTTCGACCTGCACATCGTTCTCAGCACAATTCCTGCGGTCTTAAAGGGCAAGGGAGCCTGCTGA
- a CDS encoding UDP-glucuronic acid decarboxylase family protein translates to MHGQKRIMVTGGTGFLGSFLCERLLREGNDVLCVDNYYTGSRDNVLHLLDDPRFEILRHDITFPLYVEVDEIYNLACPASPVHYQHDPVQTVKTNVHGAINMLGLAKRTKAKIFQASTSEVYGDPAVHPQPEEYRGSVNPIGPRACYDEGKRCAETLFFDYHRQYGVEIRVARIFNTYGPRMQTNDGRVVSNFIVQALQNEPITIFGNGTQTRSFCYVDDLIEGFIRLMATPAGVTGPINLGNPGEFQVRELAEMVIAMTGSKSSIVYKPLPIDDPTQRKPDISRAKQELGWQPTVSLAQGLEKTIAYFEWKLSGGAKSATGVQSWRTAYTHLPNPAAGLAVQEAASIRP, encoded by the coding sequence ATGCACGGACAAAAGCGGATTATGGTAACCGGCGGCACCGGATTTCTGGGATCATTCCTGTGCGAAAGGCTTTTACGAGAGGGCAACGACGTCCTCTGCGTCGACAATTACTACACCGGATCGCGCGACAACGTGCTGCATCTTCTTGACGATCCTCGCTTTGAGATCCTCCGCCACGACATCACCTTCCCGCTCTATGTGGAGGTCGACGAGATCTATAACCTCGCCTGTCCCGCATCTCCGGTCCACTATCAGCACGACCCCGTGCAGACCGTGAAGACCAATGTGCACGGGGCCATCAATATGCTCGGCCTGGCAAAACGCACCAAGGCGAAGATTTTCCAGGCATCCACCAGCGAAGTTTACGGCGATCCGGCAGTCCACCCTCAACCCGAGGAGTATAGAGGCAGCGTCAATCCCATAGGTCCGCGGGCATGTTACGACGAAGGCAAGCGCTGCGCCGAGACGCTGTTCTTCGACTATCATCGTCAATATGGGGTGGAAATCAGGGTAGCTCGGATCTTCAATACCTACGGGCCGCGAATGCAGACCAATGACGGCCGCGTCGTCTCCAATTTCATCGTTCAGGCGCTTCAAAACGAGCCGATCACCATCTTCGGCAACGGCACGCAAACGCGCTCCTTCTGCTACGTGGACGATCTGATCGAGGGCTTCATCCGCCTGATGGCGACCCCGGCCGGGGTTACGGGTCCGATCAATCTCGGCAACCCGGGAGAATTCCAGGTTCGCGAACTGGCCGAAATGGTCATCGCGATGACGGGATCGAAATCAAGCATCGTTTACAAGCCCTTGCCGATCGACGATCCGACGCAGCGCAAACCCGATATCAGCCGGGCAAAGCAGGAACTGGGCTGGCAGCCGACGGTGAGCCTGGCCCAAGGGCTCGAGAAAACGATCGCCTATTTCGAGTGGAAGCTTTCCGGCGGCGCCAAGAGCGCGACCGGCGTCCAATCCTGGCGAACGGCCTACACCCATCTGCCCAACCCGGCCGCCGGCCTTGCTGTTCAGGAAGCCGCATCAATCCGGCCGTGA